A stretch of the Thalassotalea euphylliae genome encodes the following:
- the pspA gene encoding phage shock protein PspA, producing MGVFSRFTDIINSNINALLDKAEDPEKMVRLIIQEMEDTLVEVRSSSAKTLADKKELARQISRYEKDAEQWQEKAELALSKGREDLARAALIEKKKSSDNAEALAEELAHVEEHISKLQNEISQLQDKLADAKARQKAIIMREKTASSRLKVKRNIDSEKVDDALSRFDRYERKIDDLEAQVEAHDLGSKSLADEIAELEDDENIDDELAQLKAKLNSKDKK from the coding sequence ATGGGTGTTTTTTCACGATTTACCGACATCATTAATTCTAATATTAATGCGTTATTAGACAAGGCTGAAGATCCAGAAAAAATGGTGCGCCTGATTATTCAGGAAATGGAAGACACTTTGGTTGAGGTTCGCTCTAGCTCAGCAAAAACCTTGGCTGACAAAAAGGAATTAGCACGCCAAATCAGTCGTTATGAAAAAGATGCCGAGCAGTGGCAAGAAAAAGCGGAATTAGCGTTAAGCAAAGGTCGTGAAGATTTAGCTCGAGCCGCTTTAATTGAGAAGAAAAAGAGCAGTGACAATGCCGAAGCTTTGGCTGAGGAATTAGCACATGTAGAAGAGCACATCAGCAAGTTGCAAAATGAAATTTCGCAGTTGCAAGATAAGCTAGCCGATGCAAAAGCGCGCCAGAAAGCAATTATTATGCGTGAGAAAACTGCTAGTTCACGCTTAAAAGTGAAGCGCAATATTGATAGCGAAAAGGTTGACGATGCACTGAGCCGTTTTGATCGCTATGAGCGTAAAATTGATGATCTAGAAGCCCAAGTTGAAGCGCACGATTTAGGCAGTAAGTCACTTGCTGATGAAATTGCGGAACTTGAAGACGATGAAAACATCGATGATGAATTAGCGCAATTAAAAGCTAAGCTTAATAGCAAAGACAAGAAGTAA
- the tyrR gene encoding transcriptional regulator TyrR, with protein sequence MRLEIVCEDRVGVAQQVLGVFVEHKINIKGIDAVTETGHIFVHIPDLDFSELQTFMPQLRLLEGVKDVKTTPFMPSERERNELATLIRTFPDPFISIDTRGNVRGVNEVALSIIGEDLKSIIGEPASQWIKGFNITRWLESGDVLAQTQRIKFKEDDFVADILPISVFDEQGQPVMAGAVFILKSEARLGQQISVFKQQNDGNFVGIQASSSAMRKVVREAKRMSLLDSSMLIVGETGVGKELIAKACHIASDRAESPFMALNCASLPDDVAETELFGCGAQAGNAHKKGLFETADGGTIFLDEVGEMSPKLQIKLLRVIEDGSFRRVDDEQEIKVNVRFISSTNKDLLSLVAQGEFREDLYYRLNVLGLNVPSLRDRRADILPLAEHFINKTAQMTGKYNLKMSEDCRDFIEHYPWPGNVRQLENVLIRAVSLLEGNVLETEHLQLPSYTREHGYLEQEFEGTLDQAVKQYEADILRKLYPAYPSSRQLAKKLGLSHTAIANKLREYDINKKTVKI encoded by the coding sequence ATGCGTTTAGAGATCGTATGTGAAGATCGCGTAGGTGTTGCACAGCAGGTATTGGGTGTTTTTGTTGAGCACAAAATCAATATTAAGGGTATTGATGCCGTTACAGAAACCGGCCACATTTTTGTTCATATTCCAGATTTAGACTTTTCTGAGCTGCAAACCTTTATGCCGCAATTGCGATTACTTGAAGGTGTGAAGGATGTTAAAACCACGCCATTTATGCCTTCAGAGCGCGAACGCAATGAACTTGCGACTTTAATTCGTACTTTCCCCGATCCTTTTATTTCGATTGATACACGTGGCAATGTTCGTGGTGTTAACGAAGTGGCACTGTCGATTATCGGTGAAGATCTCAAATCAATCATTGGCGAGCCTGCGAGTCAATGGATCAAAGGGTTCAACATCACACGCTGGTTAGAATCTGGCGACGTACTTGCCCAAACTCAACGCATTAAGTTTAAAGAAGATGATTTTGTGGCAGACATCTTGCCGATTAGTGTGTTTGATGAGCAAGGTCAACCAGTGATGGCTGGCGCGGTATTTATTTTAAAATCAGAAGCCCGCTTAGGTCAGCAGATTAGCGTTTTCAAGCAGCAAAATGATGGCAACTTTGTCGGCATTCAAGCGTCAAGTAGTGCCATGCGCAAAGTGGTACGAGAAGCCAAACGAATGTCTTTGCTGGATTCATCCATGTTGATTGTGGGGGAAACCGGTGTTGGTAAAGAGTTGATTGCCAAAGCCTGTCATATCGCAAGTGATAGAGCAGAAAGCCCGTTTATGGCATTAAATTGTGCTTCGCTGCCCGACGATGTTGCAGAAACAGAACTTTTTGGCTGTGGTGCTCAAGCTGGCAATGCACACAAAAAAGGGTTATTTGAAACTGCCGACGGCGGTACTATTTTCCTCGATGAAGTGGGGGAAATGTCACCTAAACTACAAATTAAGCTGCTTCGCGTCATCGAAGATGGCAGTTTTAGACGAGTTGATGATGAGCAAGAAATCAAGGTTAATGTTCGCTTTATTAGCTCTACCAATAAAGATTTACTTAGCTTAGTTGCACAGGGGGAGTTTCGCGAAGATCTCTATTATCGACTCAACGTGCTAGGTTTAAACGTACCATCACTGCGCGATCGCCGAGCAGACATTTTGCCGCTGGCCGAGCACTTTATTAATAAAACCGCGCAAATGACGGGTAAGTACAACCTAAAAATGAGTGAAGATTGTCGCGATTTTATTGAACATTACCCATGGCCAGGCAATGTTAGGCAATTAGAAAATGTTTTGATTCGGGCTGTTTCACTATTGGAAGGCAATGTATTAGAAACGGAACATTTACAGCTGCCTTCTTATACGCGTGAACACGGTTATCTAGAACAGGAGTTTGAAGGTACCTTAGATCAAGCGGTAAAACAGTATGAAGCAGATATCTTGCGCAAATTGTACCCAGCTTATCCAAGCTCTCGTCAACTCGCGAAGAAACTTGGTTTGAGCCACACCGCGATAGCCAATAAGCTGCGCGAATACGATATCAATAAGAAAACCGTTAAAATATAA
- the pspB gene encoding envelope stress response membrane protein PspB → MGDIIVAPIIIFMLVVAPIWLILHYRSKRQISQGLSEEEYIQLSELSELADKMADRIKTLEAILDAESPEWRNKV, encoded by the coding sequence ATGGGAGATATTATAGTTGCCCCGATCATTATATTTATGCTGGTTGTTGCGCCTATTTGGTTAATTTTACATTACCGTAGTAAGCGTCAAATCAGTCAGGGGTTAAGCGAAGAAGAATATATTCAGCTATCTGAGCTTTCTGAACTAGCAGACAAAATGGCGGATCGCATTAAAACTCTTGAAGCCATTCTGGATGCCGAGTCACCAGAGTGGAGAAACAAAGTATGA
- the pspC gene encoding envelope stress response membrane protein PspC, translating into MSVKRRGELYRIPSQGKIAGVCAGLADYFGWETWLIRILIVSGVLFGMPWLVFLYIAAWFILDKKPATATNPIADQHTPAPASATQVEGYEPVADIQSEPIKVKARIWQAGEPPKQAFHDIRRKYMAMERQLRLMERYVTSPEFTVSREINKL; encoded by the coding sequence ATGAGTGTAAAACGTCGTGGTGAGCTATATCGCATTCCAAGCCAAGGTAAAATAGCGGGTGTTTGTGCAGGATTAGCAGACTACTTTGGCTGGGAAACATGGCTAATTCGAATACTGATAGTTTCTGGTGTGTTGTTTGGCATGCCTTGGCTAGTGTTTTTATACATTGCAGCATGGTTCATTCTTGATAAGAAGCCTGCGACAGCAACAAACCCAATTGCCGATCAACATACACCAGCACCTGCATCGGCAACACAAGTAGAAGGCTATGAGCCTGTCGCTGATATTCAAAGTGAACCAATAAAGGTTAAAGCGCGCATTTGGCAGGCCGGCGAGCCACCAAAGCAAGCGTTTCACGACATTCGACGTAAGTATATGGCAATGGAGCGCCAACTAAGATTAATGGAGCGTTATGTTACATCGCCCGAGTTTACCGTTTCACGTGAGATAAATAAGCTTTAA
- the phhA gene encoding phenylalanine 4-monooxygenase, whose protein sequence is MGKATKYVSKKADDNGFIHWSEEENQTWQALIERQLACVQGKACDEYMQGLEKLNLPTNRIPQLSEVNQVLMAETGWQCAQVPALIGFGEFFRLLSEKKFPVATFIRSKEEFDYLQEPDIFHEIFGHCAMLTNPAFANFTQAYGQLGLNASKEDRVYLARLYWFTVEFGLMQTPQGLRIYGGGVLSSPGETDYAMCEGNAERRYLTNEAQVLDVLRTPYRIDIMQPIYFMIEKMSDLDAIRALDLMSLVEQAKALGLHAPKFPKKNPSTQEKIAS, encoded by the coding sequence ATGGGGAAGGCGACGAAATACGTTTCCAAAAAAGCCGACGATAATGGGTTTATTCACTGGAGTGAAGAAGAAAACCAAACGTGGCAAGCATTGATTGAGCGTCAACTTGCTTGCGTTCAAGGCAAGGCATGTGATGAGTATATGCAGGGGCTTGAGAAATTAAATTTACCGACCAATCGCATTCCACAACTTAGTGAAGTTAACCAAGTGCTTATGGCTGAAACTGGCTGGCAATGTGCACAAGTGCCAGCGCTAATTGGTTTTGGTGAGTTCTTCCGCTTACTGTCAGAAAAGAAGTTTCCTGTGGCGACGTTTATTCGTTCGAAAGAAGAGTTCGACTACTTGCAAGAGCCTGATATCTTTCATGAAATATTTGGTCATTGTGCCATGCTCACTAACCCAGCTTTTGCCAACTTTACGCAGGCCTATGGCCAACTTGGTTTGAACGCAAGCAAAGAAGACAGAGTGTACCTTGCCCGCCTTTACTGGTTTACGGTTGAATTCGGTTTAATGCAAACACCTCAGGGGTTACGCATTTATGGTGGTGGAGTTTTGTCTTCGCCAGGTGAAACGGATTATGCAATGTGTGAAGGTAACGCAGAGCGTCGTTATTTAACGAATGAAGCGCAAGTACTTGATGTGCTTAGAACTCCTTATCGTATCGATATCATGCAGCCAATTTATTTTATGATTGAGAAAATGTCTGATTTAGACGCTATTCGAGCGCTTGATTTAATGTCGCTTGTTGAACAGGCCAAAGCGCTTGGTTTACATGCGCCAAAATTCCCGAAAAAGAACCCATCAACACAAGAAAAAATAGCCAGTTAA
- a CDS encoding YcjF family protein has product MTEPTKFQQQILFEEQEFNEGGLSAKASTEHEVGKTLPSVSEQIIVDNDDWQAQQAELDESLAIEQEVVTSKPSWLWRLFAVALVGVIGIELVDFFATGITESPVTTTLYGVLLGIATILGGSAAYKELIGLSQLKSRDKLREQLRQMQNSSSQGQAPSVLDRVSQQLALDLSEEQSKRWQTSTEQSYNDQELLALYSRQVLSETDQKALSEVARYSSESVVLVALSPIALLDMAIMLWRNLTMVEKIAGLYGLKLGYWSRIKLVKQVVGNMIYAGASEVVADISADMLGAELLGRLSGRLAQGLGAGMLTARLGLKTIYLCRPLPFDDQAPRLSQVRSEVISQVKKLVKGSKPN; this is encoded by the coding sequence ATGACCGAACCTACTAAATTTCAGCAACAAATCCTTTTTGAAGAGCAAGAATTTAATGAGGGTGGGCTTAGTGCAAAAGCATCTACTGAGCATGAGGTAGGTAAAACGTTACCTTCAGTATCAGAACAAATTATTGTCGATAATGATGACTGGCAAGCTCAGCAAGCTGAACTTGATGAATCGCTAGCCATTGAACAAGAGGTGGTGACGAGCAAACCCTCATGGCTTTGGCGATTATTTGCTGTGGCGCTAGTAGGCGTTATCGGCATTGAGTTGGTCGACTTTTTTGCAACAGGTATCACTGAATCACCTGTAACTACTACGCTTTACGGTGTGCTTTTGGGAATTGCTACAATATTGGGCGGCAGTGCTGCCTATAAAGAATTGATTGGCCTAAGCCAATTAAAAAGTCGTGACAAACTGCGCGAACAATTGCGCCAAATGCAAAACAGTAGTAGCCAAGGGCAAGCGCCAAGCGTGCTAGATAGGGTTAGCCAGCAATTAGCGCTTGATTTAAGTGAAGAGCAAAGCAAACGTTGGCAAACCAGTACGGAGCAGTCTTATAACGATCAAGAATTGTTAGCGCTATACAGCCGACAAGTGTTAAGTGAAACTGATCAAAAAGCGTTGTCAGAAGTGGCTCGTTATTCGTCAGAATCTGTGGTTTTAGTAGCGCTTAGCCCTATTGCGTTGTTAGATATGGCAATTATGCTGTGGCGCAACTTAACCATGGTTGAAAAAATTGCCGGTTTGTACGGCTTAAAGCTTGGCTATTGGAGTCGTATCAAATTAGTCAAACAAGTAGTTGGTAATATGATTTACGCTGGTGCGAGTGAAGTGGTCGCTGACATTTCGGCTGATATGCTAGGTGCAGAGCTGCTAGGTCGCCTGTCTGGTCGACTAGCACAAGGCTTAGGTGCAGGTATGTTAACAGCGCGTTTGGGATTAAAGACCATATACTTGTGCCGTCCGCTGCCTTTTGATGATCAGGCACCAAGGCTTTCGCAAGTTAGAAGCGAAGTGATTAGCCAAGTGAAGAAACTCGTTAAGGGTAGTAAGCCCAACTAA
- a CDS encoding DUF3014 domain-containing protein yields the protein MTESQPLSSKTSEKPENKSNNLAILLAVIVALSAASYLYFSGEKTVPAPTEPVVAPQPELVVEPEVEEVIEEVVEVVPEPIVELPQIIEEPVVEEAPKVELPLLDNSDSWVKQKLSELTWRKELLRLVIDDDMVRRLVVFTDNFAQGLVSYEYSPLTQPQTKFSATELNADTQPTDTTSNSVDNLDNSSVNAMAKQQWLWNDAQSARFKLYVDLLRSFEPEQLATWYFELKPLIDQAYGELGYEDQDFTEVLQDALVRVLDMEFPNNDVVLVRPSVMYKYAEQDIEQLPEADKLLLRVGKDNLLVIKSFLLEFSDALARAQAEQ from the coding sequence ATGACAGAATCTCAGCCGTTATCATCAAAAACTTCAGAAAAACCAGAAAATAAATCCAATAATTTGGCCATCTTATTGGCTGTTATCGTCGCTCTTAGTGCCGCTAGTTACCTCTATTTTTCAGGCGAAAAAACAGTGCCTGCGCCGACTGAACCGGTTGTTGCACCGCAACCAGAATTAGTTGTAGAGCCAGAAGTCGAAGAGGTGATTGAAGAGGTCGTTGAAGTAGTCCCCGAGCCAATAGTCGAACTACCTCAAATTATTGAAGAACCAGTTGTTGAAGAAGCACCTAAAGTTGAATTGCCATTGCTGGATAATAGTGACAGTTGGGTGAAGCAAAAGCTTTCTGAATTAACTTGGCGTAAAGAGCTACTTAGACTAGTTATTGATGATGACATGGTACGTCGCCTTGTGGTGTTTACTGACAACTTTGCACAAGGCCTAGTTTCATACGAATACAGCCCACTCACACAGCCGCAAACTAAGTTTTCCGCGACAGAATTAAACGCTGACACACAGCCAACTGATACCACTTCAAATTCTGTTGATAATCTAGATAACAGCAGCGTAAATGCCATGGCGAAGCAGCAATGGCTTTGGAATGATGCTCAGTCGGCGCGATTCAAGTTATATGTTGATTTACTGCGCTCATTTGAACCTGAGCAACTGGCAACGTGGTACTTTGAGTTAAAGCCATTGATAGATCAAGCTTATGGTGAATTAGGCTATGAAGATCAAGATTTTACCGAAGTACTCCAAGATGCCTTGGTAAGAGTGTTGGATATGGAGTTTCCTAACAATGATGTCGTTTTAGTTAGACCGAGCGTAATGTACAAATATGCTGAGCAAGACATAGAGCAATTACCTGAAGCGGATAAGCTTTTATTGCGAGTAGGTAAAGACAATTTGCTAGTGATTAAATCATTCCTACTTGAATTTAGCGACGCCTTAGCTCGCGCCCAAGCCGAGCAGTAA
- the pspF gene encoding phage shock protein operon transcriptional activator: MARFSQQDNLIGQSNSFLEVLEQISQIAPLSKPVLIIGERGTGKELVAARLHYLSKRWEQNYLKLNCAALNENLLESELFGYESGAFTGANKRHEGRFERADKGTLFLDEIANTSGLIQEKLLRVVEYGEFERVGGSRTIKTDARLIAATNEDLPSLAERGEFRADLLDRLAFDVITLPPLRERMEDILVLAEHFAINMARELEFELFSGFTEKAKRALLEYHWPGNIRELKNVVERSVYRCNNPHLPVHELVIDPFESPYRPTTRVKTQDRVVERPETNESKDLNTARESDTIAPAQQVQQTPAEITPNFPLSLKNLSQDYEIKLIKSALANCQYNQKKTADALELTYHQLRGYLKKYNLLDGNNLDEA, from the coding sequence ATGGCGCGCTTTAGTCAACAAGACAATTTGATAGGACAATCAAACAGTTTTCTCGAAGTATTGGAGCAAATTTCGCAAATAGCGCCATTAAGTAAACCAGTGCTTATTATTGGTGAACGCGGCACGGGTAAAGAGCTCGTTGCGGCGCGTCTGCATTACCTTTCAAAGCGTTGGGAGCAAAACTATTTAAAGCTTAACTGTGCGGCACTCAACGAAAATTTACTTGAAAGTGAATTGTTTGGGTATGAAAGCGGCGCATTTACGGGGGCTAATAAACGCCATGAAGGTCGCTTTGAGCGCGCCGACAAGGGCACCCTATTTTTAGATGAAATTGCCAATACTTCAGGGCTTATTCAAGAAAAACTACTGCGCGTTGTCGAGTATGGCGAATTTGAACGCGTTGGTGGATCTCGCACCATAAAAACCGATGCGCGCTTAATAGCGGCAACCAATGAAGATTTGCCTAGCTTGGCTGAACGCGGAGAATTTCGCGCCGATTTACTCGACCGTTTAGCGTTCGATGTTATCACCCTGCCGCCACTGCGCGAACGGATGGAAGATATCTTGGTACTAGCAGAGCACTTTGCCATTAACATGGCGCGCGAATTAGAATTCGAACTCTTTAGTGGCTTTACCGAAAAAGCGAAACGCGCGCTGCTCGAGTACCACTGGCCGGGCAATATTCGAGAGCTAAAAAATGTTGTTGAACGCAGTGTCTACCGCTGTAACAATCCGCATTTACCAGTGCACGAGTTGGTGATAGATCCTTTTGAATCACCTTATCGCCCTACAACCCGTGTTAAAACACAAGATCGTGTGGTTGAACGCCCAGAGACAAATGAAAGTAAAGACTTAAATACCGCACGTGAGTCAGATACAATAGCGCCAGCTCAGCAAGTGCAACAAACTCCAGCTGAAATTACGCCTAATTTCCCATTGTCATTAAAAAACTTATCACAAGATTACGAGATAAAATTGATCAAGTCAGCATTGGCAAATTGTCAGTATAATCAAAAGAAAACCGCAGACGCACTTGAGCTTACCTATCACCAGTTGCGTGGTTACTTGAAAAAATACAACTTACTGGATGGAAATAATCTAGATGAAGCTTAA
- a CDS encoding YcjX family protein: MPLLSQDKFDQLKQKAGNLLNRTLDQHVNLAVTGLSRSGKTAFITSLVNQLLNEGGEKHLAFFNPVHQERFIAAKRVTQKHMHVARFDYENAIKALSQSPAQWPQATKGISELRLAIKYKPKDSLLKYTTELATLTLDITDYPGEWLLDLPMLNMTYEQWSEQMFSLLSEQPRAEFAATWMKKVSELDPLKPADELEIAELAKTYTELLHTFRHQLGLSVIQPGRFILPGELAGAPILEFFPFTDIDKLDGNAYQNASDSSVIGTLKARFLEYRERVVKQFYKKHFLKFDRQIVLADCLTPLNNGKASFEDLKLAMNMIMQSYHYGQSSLFSRLFSPKIDKLMFAATKADHVTPEQHTHLVSLMNQLVHGTKQQISFNAIDIKSLAIASIKSTDYGQSSHQGHAIPVVRGLAQGTGKLTTLFPGAVPAKLPDEDYWANHHFNFVSFAPKQGMAEHEALPHLRIDQVLQFLLGDKMS; the protein is encoded by the coding sequence ATGCCACTATTGAGTCAAGATAAGTTTGATCAGCTAAAACAAAAAGCGGGTAACTTGTTAAATCGCACGTTAGATCAGCACGTTAACCTAGCGGTTACCGGTTTAAGTCGAAGTGGCAAAACCGCTTTTATCACCTCACTCGTTAATCAATTATTAAATGAAGGTGGTGAAAAACACTTAGCGTTTTTTAACCCTGTGCATCAGGAACGATTTATCGCGGCTAAGCGCGTTACTCAAAAGCATATGCATGTTGCGCGTTTTGACTATGAAAATGCGATAAAAGCGCTAAGTCAATCGCCCGCTCAATGGCCACAAGCAACGAAGGGTATTAGTGAGTTAAGGCTAGCGATAAAATACAAACCCAAAGACTCTTTGCTCAAATACACGACCGAGCTTGCCACGCTAACGCTCGATATTACTGACTACCCAGGTGAATGGCTGCTCGATTTACCGATGTTGAACATGACCTATGAACAGTGGTCTGAACAAATGTTTTCACTGCTAAGCGAGCAACCAAGAGCTGAATTTGCTGCAACATGGATGAAAAAGGTAAGCGAGCTTGATCCACTCAAGCCTGCCGATGAGCTAGAAATTGCGGAGCTCGCCAAAACTTATACCGAATTGCTACATACCTTTCGTCATCAATTAGGGCTTTCTGTTATCCAGCCGGGCCGTTTTATTTTGCCCGGCGAACTCGCTGGTGCGCCAATACTTGAATTCTTTCCATTTACCGACATTGACAAGCTTGATGGCAATGCTTATCAAAATGCCAGCGACAGCAGTGTTATTGGAACATTAAAGGCGCGTTTTCTAGAGTATCGCGAACGTGTGGTTAAACAATTCTACAAGAAGCACTTTTTAAAGTTTGATCGACAGATTGTGCTTGCCGATTGCTTAACACCGTTAAATAACGGCAAGGCGAGCTTTGAAGATTTAAAATTGGCAATGAATATGATTATGCAAAGCTATCATTATGGCCAGTCTAGCTTATTCAGTCGCTTGTTCAGCCCCAAAATAGACAAACTTATGTTTGCGGCGACTAAGGCAGATCACGTCACTCCTGAGCAACATACCCATTTGGTGTCCTTAATGAACCAGCTTGTTCATGGCACAAAACAACAAATCAGTTTCAACGCCATCGATATCAAATCGCTCGCCATTGCCTCAATCAAGTCAACGGACTATGGGCAAAGCTCGCACCAAGGCCATGCGATTCCAGTTGTTAGGGGGCTTGCACAAGGGACTGGAAAGTTGACCACGCTGTTTCCTGGCGCTGTGCCTGCTAAGCTGCCAGATGAGGATTACTGGGCTAATCATCACTTTAACTTTGTCAGTTTTGCGCCTAAGCAGGGAATGGCTGAGCATGAAGCCCTGCCTCACCTGAGAATCGATCAAGTATTACAGTTCTTGTTAGGGGATAAAATGTCATGA
- a CDS encoding 4a-hydroxytetrahydrobiopterin dehydratase, producing the protein MTTTLSKQQCEACHVDAPKVSEEELAVLIKEIPDWVPQVRDGIMMLEREYKFKNYKLAWAFANKVSELAEQEFHHPAILLEWGKVTVTWWSHSIKGLHKNDFICAAKTDLLLSN; encoded by the coding sequence ATGACAACAACACTTTCGAAACAGCAGTGTGAAGCCTGCCATGTTGATGCCCCTAAAGTGAGTGAAGAAGAACTCGCAGTGCTCATCAAAGAGATCCCTGACTGGGTTCCACAGGTGCGTGACGGTATCATGATGTTAGAGCGTGAATATAAATTTAAGAATTATAAACTTGCTTGGGCTTTCGCAAACAAGGTATCTGAACTGGCTGAGCAAGAATTTCATCACCCAGCCATTCTGCTTGAGTGGGGAAAAGTTACCGTAACTTGGTGGAGTCATTCTATTAAGGGCCTGCATAAAAATGATTTTATTTGCGCTGCTAAAACCGATTTACTGCTGAGCAATTAA